A region from the Medicago truncatula cultivar Jemalong A17 chromosome 6, MtrunA17r5.0-ANR, whole genome shotgun sequence genome encodes:
- the LOC25495896 gene encoding uncharacterized protein, which yields MAADQRRKRVNGASIVGYGSKEQHKTKRKNLGLVQNDMRAHISVEWDNNQKRVVAKREQIGISWRQMKPFVNHVTNDHKVLADVVTVPEEIFDLDNLSEVLSYEVWNTHLSENERNHLMNFLPRGIEPHQAVEDLLAGTDFDFGSPVLNWGASVCSGDLHPDIVVGQEQHLKSQKRAYYRQLHNYHNDMIGFLSKLKERWQSCRDPENEILQKMWRPKHVQKRMPSNVNESRVYDHDGNVTVTSESCSWDTDEKAGSSDYLISSLRRDDKFPRKVFDKGTMKGKSGNLMLTSDGMHIKGGKKPKQGDKVLKRNIHFIEGEKYMSCIKISRQQHELVKSMKQSGKSIQSKSLNRVLGDLNNIHVQPYKVFVEEEEKKLHEHWLQLVMKDLPVAYANRMQRQIQRDAIRNALVEEMNDKSTPISEEEDNVSLGRELQDQDEAMSLGGESRDQNEDNIIPVEDQYEDVSSGSELHDQDEDNIIPVEDQNEDVSSGSELQDQEKDNITPLEDQIEDVSSGSRLQDQDADNMSSGDELRNVVEEAGGLNEESNLKDYEDSVVRAPEIRSSHNSFSSCDDDFNQVSMDSEKNIVLSKPDDTSLNKDEYPRNMSTQDVSTDEGVPFTPGSAVWQSVEMPHSYYDSAVTRKHPASGLSQANSQVNEDQRIDVIDLEADDLCQEETGKELLHGHLDNGTSFSSYESQDRSALIHSLFNGEGLLSYPHEQKGTPLDFQTSNNVMTGDGQCSGHFTQPLQMPLTLDPGQRRATEVYMPQSMSENIHSNAVGRYLIPRQDPFIPRQDSLTSVNVTDWAANTACMAAPSQSHLNTGNFIGHHWPPADHQIRGVWNGTNGSSLSSQNVGTGVNTDQNLFSILSQCNQLRPGSSYDPVRNTDQFLAPRTYGIDAGTSRVNPAALPQTSHPSDFFPGRETVAPSALVPDDMSWMNLQHPNPPALHDPLGRPYLRPWNR from the exons ATGGCTGCTGATCAGAGGAGGAAACGTGTAAATGGGGCAAGCATTGTCGGTTATGGTTCTAAGGAGCAACACAAGACCAAAAGAAAGAATCTGGGTCTAGTCCAAAATGACATGAGAGCTCACATCTCTGTTGAATGGGATAACAACCAGAAAAGAGTTGTTGCCAAACGTGAACAAATTGGTATCAGTTGGAGACAAATGAAACCGTTTGTCAATCATGTTACTAATGATCATAAAGTCTTGGCAGATGTGGTTACAGTGCCtgaagaaatatttgacttGGATAATCTGAGTGAAGTGCTTTCATATGAG GTTTGGAATACGCATCTTTCAGAAAATGAGAGAAACCATCTTATGAATTTTCTCCCTAGAGGCATAGAGCCACATCAAGCTGTGGAAGATTTGCTAGCTGGGACCGACTTTGACTTCGGAAGTCCCGTTTTGAATTG GGGCGCTTCAGTTTGTTCTGGCGATCTTCATCCAGATATAGTTGTTGGCCAGGAACAGCATCTGAAGTCTCAGAAGAGAGCATACTACAGACAGTTGCATAATTATCACAATGA TATGATAGGGTTTCTATCCAAGTTGAAGGAGAGGTGGCAAAGCTGCAGAGATccagaaaatgaaattttgcaGAAGATGTGGAG ACCAAAGCATGTTCAGAAAAGAATGCCCTCAAATGTGAATGAATCTAGAGTTTACGATCATGATGGGAATGTCACAGTGACATCTGAGTCATGCTCCTGGGATACAGATGAGAAAGCAGGCAGTAGTGACTACCTAATTTCTTCATTGAGAAGAGATGATAAATTTCCGAGAAA GGTGTTTGATAAAGGCACTATGAAAGGTAAATCTGGAAATTTGATGCTTACTTCAGATGGCATGCACATTAAAGGAGGGAAAAAACCCAAGCAAGGAGACAAAGTACTCAAGCGTAACATTCATTTTATTGAGGGCGAAAAATACATGTCATGTATCAAG ATTAGTAGGCAGCAGCATGAACTTGTTAAGAGTATGAAGCAATCTGGTAAAAGCATCCAATCTAAGTCCCTTAACCGTGTTTTGGGCGACCTCAATAACATTCATGTGCAGCCATACAAAGTATTTgtcgaagaagaagaaaagaagttgCATGAGCATTG gttGCAATTGGTGATGAAAGACCTCCCTGTGGCATATGCAAACCGGATGCAGAGACAGATACAAAGAGATGCAATCAGGAATGCTTTGGTGGAAGAGATGAACGACAAATCAACTCCAATCTCCGAG GAAGAGGATAATGTGAGCTTGGGAAGGGAGCTTCAGGATCAGGACGAGGCCATGAGCTTGGGGGGAGAATCTAGGGATCAGAATGAAGATAATATAATCCCAGTAGAGGATCAGTATGAAGATGTGAGCTCTGGGAGCGAACTTCATGATCAAGATGAGGATAATATAATCCCAGTAGAGGATCAGAATGAAGATGTGAGCTCAGGGAGCGAACTTCAGGATCAAGAAAAGGATAATATAACCCCACTTGAGGATCAGATTGAAGATGTGAGCTCAGGGAGCAGACTTCAGGATCAAGATGCGGATAACATGAGCTCAGGGGATGAGCTTCGGAATGTGGTGGAGGAGGCAGGAGGTTTAAATGAAGAGTCTAACTTGAAAGATTATGAGGATTCTGTTGTTAGGGCTCCAGAGATTCGGTCCTCACATAATTCTTTCTCTAGCTGTGACGATGATTTCAATCAAGTGAGTATGGATTCTGAAAAGAACATTGTTTTATCAAAACCGGATGATACCTCACTGAATAAAGATGAGTATCCAAGGAATATGAGCACTCAGGATGTTTCTACCGATGAAGGAGTGCCTTTCACTCCTGGAAGTGCTGTCTGGCAATCAGTTGAAATGCCACATTCATACTATGACTCGGCTGTGACTCGAAAACACCCAGCTAGTGGGTTATCACAGGCTAACTCTCAAGTCAATGAAGATCAAAGAATCGACGTGATTGATCTTGAAGCTGATGATTTGTGTCAAGAAGAGACGGGTAAGGAGTTGCTGCATGGGCATTTGGACAATGGGACCTCCTTTAGTTCTTACGAAAGCCAAGATCGAAGTGCCTTAATTCATTCTCTCTTCAATGGAGAGGGGCTGTTATCATATCCACATGAACAAAAAGGAACCCCGTTGGATTTCCAGACTTCAAACAACGTTATGACGGGGGATGGCCAATGTTCTGGTCATTTCACGCAGCCTTTGCAAATGCCGCTGACATTGGACCCAGGGCAGAGGAGAGCTACTGAGGTTTACATGCCACAAAGTATGTCGGAGAATATTCATTCCAATGCAGTTGGAAGGTACTTAATCCCCAGGCAAGACCCATTCATCCCAAGGCAAGATTCATTGACTTCTGTAAACGTAACTGATTGGGCTGCTAATACCGCTTGCATGGCGGCGCCATCCCAATCTCACTTGAACACGGGAAATTTTATTGGTCATCATTGGCCCCCAGCTGACCATCAAATTCGCGGTGTCTGGAACGGAACCAATGGCAGCAGTCTTTCAAGTCAAAATGTTGGCACCGGCGTGAACACTGATCAGAACTTATTTAGTATTCTATCACAGTGTAACCAATTACGGCCCGGTAGCTCTTATGATCCAGTCAGAAACACTGACCAGTTTCTTGCACCGAGAACTTACGGAATAGATGCAGGCACTTCCAGGGTTAATCCTGCTGCTTTACCACAGACTTCACATCCATCAGATTTCTTCCCCGGACGTGAGACGGTGGCACCTAGTGCACTGGTGCCTGATGACATGTCATGGATGAATTTGCAACATCCAAATCCTCCTGCATTACATGATCCTTTGGGAAGGCCGTATTTAAGGCCATGGAACCGGTAA